The following are from one region of the Lytechinus pictus isolate F3 Inbred chromosome 4, Lp3.0, whole genome shotgun sequence genome:
- the LOC129259198 gene encoding uncharacterized protein LOC129259198 isoform X2, which yields MPGLNRGTYLQLALLLLIVPAQYFLTQWKPTTSTQRSIEIERLLTRLHLWHGKFTNPDWWNQRALNAWNTMADFIDHIENYGERLMYGASSKTSDFDENEPEGESPAYEVLKFRESNGYFGGSTEKRSPRPRHVRYRIGQVVRHKRMGYRGVIVGWDLTATAPAQWLKDNISPDQQHFRHQPNYLLLVHSLDKQSFTTAYITQELLQGVQSIKVQHPQIDEYFEAFDGSRFLARSWLKKIYPHDQ from the exons ATGCCAGGGCTAAACCGAGGTACCTATCTTCAACTggctcttcttcttctcattgtTCCTGCTCAGTACTTCCTCACTCAGTGGAAACCAACAACAAGTACACAGAGGAGTATAGAAATTGAGAG aTTGCTAACCAGACTACACTTGTGGCATGGTAAGTTCACCAACCCTGATTGGTGGAATCAGAGAGCTCTTAACGCATGGAATACAATGGCTGACTTCATTGATCACATAGAGAACTATGGTGAAAGATTGATGTATGGAGCGTCTTCTAAAACTAGTGACTTTGATGAGAATGAACCAGAAGGGGAATCACCTGCTTATGAAGTCTTAAAATTCAGGGAAAGCAATGGATATTTCGGAG GTTCAACAGAGAAGAGAAGTCCAAGACCACGTCATGTTAGATACAGGATAGGCCAGGTGGTTAGACATAAAAGAATGGGATACAGAGGTGTTATTGTAGGTTGGGATTTAACTGCTACG GCCCCAGCACAATGGCTGAAAGACAATATATCACCTGATCAGCAA CATTTTAGACACCAGCCAAACTACTTGTTATTGGTACACAGTTTAGATAAACAGTCATTCACTACTGCCTATATCACACAAGAATTGCTGCAAGGCGTCCAATCTATAAAG GTTCAGCATCCTCAGATAGACGAGTATTTTGAAGCATTCGATGGATCAAGATTCCTGGCAAGGTCATGGTTAAAAAAGATATATCCTCATGATCAATGA
- the LOC129259198 gene encoding uncharacterized protein LOC129259198 isoform X1 — protein MPGLNRGTYLQLALLLLIVPAQYFLTQWKPTTSTQRSIEIERLLTRLHLWHGKFTNPDWWNQRALNAWNTMADFIDHIENYGERLMYGASSKTSDFDENEPEGESPAYEVLKFRESNGYFGGSTEKRSPRPRHVRYRIGQVVRHKRMGYRGVIVGWDLTATAPAQWLKDNISPDQQHTVNAPFYALLLDIRDIHVPVPVIVYNSEEDLEVISFQTMVQHPQIDEYFEAFDGSRFLARSWLKKIYPHDQ, from the exons ATGCCAGGGCTAAACCGAGGTACCTATCTTCAACTggctcttcttcttctcattgtTCCTGCTCAGTACTTCCTCACTCAGTGGAAACCAACAACAAGTACACAGAGGAGTATAGAAATTGAGAG aTTGCTAACCAGACTACACTTGTGGCATGGTAAGTTCACCAACCCTGATTGGTGGAATCAGAGAGCTCTTAACGCATGGAATACAATGGCTGACTTCATTGATCACATAGAGAACTATGGTGAAAGATTGATGTATGGAGCGTCTTCTAAAACTAGTGACTTTGATGAGAATGAACCAGAAGGGGAATCACCTGCTTATGAAGTCTTAAAATTCAGGGAAAGCAATGGATATTTCGGAG GTTCAACAGAGAAGAGAAGTCCAAGACCACGTCATGTTAGATACAGGATAGGCCAGGTGGTTAGACATAAAAGAATGGGATACAGAGGTGTTATTGTAGGTTGGGATTTAACTGCTACG GCCCCAGCACAATGGCTGAAAGACAATATATCACCTGATCAGCAA CACACTGTGAATGCCCCATTCTATGCTCTTTTGCTTGATATacgtgatatacatgtacctgtccCAGTTATTGTCTACAATAGCGAAGAAGATCTTGAAGTTATATCTTTTCAAACCATG GTTCAGCATCCTCAGATAGACGAGTATTTTGAAGCATTCGATGGATCAAGATTCCTGGCAAGGTCATGGTTAAAAAAGATATATCCTCATGATCAATGA
- the LOC129259198 gene encoding uncharacterized protein LOC129259198 isoform X3: MPGLNRGTYLQLALLLLIVPAQYFLTQWKPTTSTQRSIEIERLLTRLHLWHGKFTNPDWWNQRALNAWNTMADFIDHIENYGERLMYGASSKTSDFDENEPEGESPAYEVLKFRESNGYFGGSTEKRSPRPRHVRYRIGQVVRHKRMGYRGVIVGWDLTATAPAQWLKDNISPDQQVQHPQIDEYFEAFDGSRFLARSWLKKIYPHDQ; encoded by the exons ATGCCAGGGCTAAACCGAGGTACCTATCTTCAACTggctcttcttcttctcattgtTCCTGCTCAGTACTTCCTCACTCAGTGGAAACCAACAACAAGTACACAGAGGAGTATAGAAATTGAGAG aTTGCTAACCAGACTACACTTGTGGCATGGTAAGTTCACCAACCCTGATTGGTGGAATCAGAGAGCTCTTAACGCATGGAATACAATGGCTGACTTCATTGATCACATAGAGAACTATGGTGAAAGATTGATGTATGGAGCGTCTTCTAAAACTAGTGACTTTGATGAGAATGAACCAGAAGGGGAATCACCTGCTTATGAAGTCTTAAAATTCAGGGAAAGCAATGGATATTTCGGAG GTTCAACAGAGAAGAGAAGTCCAAGACCACGTCATGTTAGATACAGGATAGGCCAGGTGGTTAGACATAAAAGAATGGGATACAGAGGTGTTATTGTAGGTTGGGATTTAACTGCTACG GCCCCAGCACAATGGCTGAAAGACAATATATCACCTGATCAGCAA GTTCAGCATCCTCAGATAGACGAGTATTTTGAAGCATTCGATGGATCAAGATTCCTGGCAAGGTCATGGTTAAAAAAGATATATCCTCATGATCAATGA